ACCCGCCAGCGGCGAGCGCCGCATTGAAGGCGGGTGGCGGCAAACACGCCGTACACCGTATTGGTTGGTTGCAGCAAGCGCAGCGTTGTTACTCGGCGGTGTGGTCATTGCGCGCAAGCATTCAACAAACAACAAGCCGCATAACTGAAATGGGGGCAGCCGCCCCGTTTAAATGAGGTAAATCAGCATGTCTTACAACTTCCAAGGTAACGCGAGCGTAATGACTGCCTCTCGTCATTTGGGCACACCCTCGGATGAATGTTTGAATGAGTCAGCAGAGATCCATTTGAGCAGCAGTGGAAAACCAACGATTGCGCGTTTGGACTTCGACAAGCCACTGGATTGGCCGGGTAATCCTAACTTTGTCGCAGTCCATTTACCCGATGGCTCCACCGTGAGTGGCGTTATCGTCGATATAGATCGGCCCACGAATGCGCCCGGATGGGTCACGTTTACAGTAGATGATTGAGGTGTGACAAGCGCCGGAGCTCATCCATCGAATTGTCGGACAATTTTTTTGAATTTTTTTGGCGTCAAATATCTGTAATTCATGAGCATAGGGAGGTCTCATGAAAGATAGCAATCTATTTAACATCGAGTATCAGCTTCACGGTGAACCGAAGTCCTTCATCGTGCGCGCATCGCAAATGAACAATACCGAGGCTTGGCATTGGGCCAGCTGCGATGCAGGTGTCGCCGTCCTACCCAAATTTGGCCAACACACACTCAAGCGTGTTTCCAAGCCTATGGCGGAAAAATACGGCATCACGCAGGTACGCTGGAGCGCCGCGACGCAGGTTCAGTGGGCGGAGGGCCTTACGTGATGAACATCCAGACGCTTGGTTATACGACGAGACAAGCACGCGATGATGAGGTCGCGCGAAATAACGAGATGTTTTTCGAAGCCGATCGACTGGATGCGCAAGCGTACAAAATTATCGAGTCCTACAGCGGCGACGCGCAGACATGGGCGCGCTTCATCGAAGCGAAGAAAGCTGCAGATGCGCAACGCACCGCCGCTTACCAAGAGTGGATGCGCATCCATCGTACAAAGCGAAGATAGCCGTCAGCCCTGTCGAAAACAGGGCTGACGCCCGGTCAAGTATCACGCCCCTGACTCAGGGTCTTTTGAAGGCCCGCCAGGGGCGACGCCGCCTGATCGACGTCCGCCTTCCAGGGGCGGTCGACCGTCGGGTCCTCCGATTTGTCGTTGCGCTTTGCCGTATCGGGCCGCACCTTTGCCCGATTTTCCCCGACGTATGGGGTTTGGATGGTGGGTTCATGACGCCTCCTCAATCACTGATATGCAGCACGACCTTCCCGTGCACATGCTCATTGGCCAGATAATCCAGCGCCTGTACCGCAGCCTCCAACTCGAATACCTTGGCGAGGTAGACCTGCACATTGCCGGCCTCGATCAAGCCGGCGATCTCTGTCAGCTCCTCGCCACGTGGCGCCGCGGTAAACCGTGCGCCGGTCTTGCCGGCTGCCTGCGGATGGCTGGCGTCGGGCATCGTCAGGGTCGACACCAGCCGGCCCCCCTCGCCCAGCACTTGCCAGGAACGGGCCTGCGTGTCGCCGCCGATCAAATCAATCACCAGGTCAAACTCCTTGCAAATGTCCTCAAAACGCTCGGTCTTGTAGTCGATCGCGCGGTCTGCCCCCAACTCGCGCAAGAACGGCAGGCTGTCCGTCGACGCGGTGGCGTATACCTCGGCACCCTTGACCTTGGCAAACTGCACGGCAAAGTGGCCCACCCCGCCGGTCCCGCCATGGATCAGCACCTTCTGCCCCTGCTCGATCTGTCCGTGCTCCACCAGGGCCTGCCAAGCGGTATGGCCCGCCAGCGGAACACCGGCCGCAACTTGCCAATTCAGTGACTGGGGAATACGCGCCAAATGCACCGCCGGTACCCGCGAATACTCGGCATAGCCACCGTCGGCGCCAATCATCGCAAACACCCGATCGCCCTTCTTGAAATCGCTGACGCCCTGCCCGACTTTTTCTACCAGGCCGGCGACTTCACGGCCGAGGGTCAGCGGGAGCTTGTCCTGCTTGACCTCCGGGTATTGGCCTTCACGAATCTTATAGTCCACAGGGTTGATACCCACGAAAAAATTCTTGACCAGCACCTCGCCTGCCAGAGGCTCCGGCACCTCGACGTCACAAACGCGCATGACCTCGGGGCCGCCAAACTGCTCAATCCTGATTGCTTTCATGTTACGCACCTCGTTGTCTGTTCAATGCACACAGGGGTGTGGAGGACCTTCAATGTCCAGGGGTTCACTTGATGTCGAGCAACACTGACAAACGGCATCTTCCACCCACGAATCCACTCGAACCTTTGCGTCTACCGGCCCGTCCCAACTGTATTCAGCCAAGACCCGGGAGTGCCTGATGCTTATCTACCCCAAAAGCCATTTCCAGCCTTATACCAATGCCTGTGGCGGTTGGGGTTCGGCCAAGTCGGTGATGCAGATCCTGTGGCGCGAACAAGCGCTGGCCAAGGCGCCCGCCGCGCTGTTCAAACAGAACAAGCCCGACGGGTTTGCGTGCGTCAGTTGCGCCTGGGCCAAGCCCGGCCATCCCCATGCGCTGGAGTTCTGTGAGAACGGCGCCAAGGCCACCGCCTGGGAACTAACGTCTCTCAAGACAGCCCCGGCGTTCTTTGCCGAGCACAGCCTCAGCGACCTGTGTACCTGGCCCGACTATGCGCTGGAGCAGCATGGCCGCCTGACCCACCCGCTACGCTACGACCCCGACACTGATCATTACCGGGAAACCTCCTGGGAAGAGGCCTACCGTGAAATCGGCGCCCAACTCAAGGCCATGGACCCCGACAGCGTGGTGTTCTATGCCTCCGGGCGGGCGTCGCTGGAAACCTCGTTTATGTACCAGTTGTTCGCGCGCGCCTACGGCACCAACAACCTGCCCGACAGCTCCAACATGTGCCACGAGAGTACCTCGGTAGGGTTGCAGGAAAGCATCGGCGTGCCGGTAGGCACCGTGACCCTGGCAGACTTCGAGCACACCGATTGCCTGTTTTTCTTTGGCCAGAACGTCGGCAGCAATAGCCCGCGCATGCTGCATCAACTGCAGGACGTGCGTCGCCGCGATGTGCCCATCATCACCTTCAACCCCCTGCGCGAACGCGGCCTGGAGCGTTTCGTCAACCCGCAGTCCCCCACGGAAATGCTTACGCCCGACTCGACCTTGATCAGCACCCAGTACCATCAGGTGGCAATCGGCGGTGACACGGCAGCGATCACCGGTATCGCCAAGGCGTTGCTGGAAATGGATGACCTCGCTACCGAACAAGGCAGCCCGGCGGTACTCGATCATGACTTCATCGCCGGCCACACCGAAGGCTTCGAAACTTTCACCACCTATGTCCGTGGCTGTACTTGGGCACACCTGGAGCACCAGAGCGGGCTGACGCGCGGCGCACTGGAAGCCGCCGCGACCGTGTATGCCCACAGCCAACGCGTGATGTTCGTCTACGGCATGGGGCTGACCCAACATCGACACGGCGTGGCCAACGTGCAGATGCTGGTCAACCTGCTGCTGCTGCGCGGCAATATCGGTAAGGACGGTGCCGGGATCTGCCCGGTGCGCGGCCACTCCAATGTGCAAGGCCAGCGCACGGTGGGCATTACCGAAGACCCGAAAAAAGTACCGGCGGAGTTGATCGAGCAGCACTTCGGCTTCAAGGTGCCAGAGAAAATGGGCGTGTGCACGGTGGATGCGTGCGAAGGAATTCTCAGCGGCCAGGTGCGCGGTTTTGTCGGCCTGGGCGGCAACTTTCTGCGGGCAATTCCGGACACATCGCGCATGGAGCCCGCCTGGCAAGGGTTGCACCTGAACGTACAGGTCGCCACCAAGCTCAACCGCACGCACTTGCTG
The Pseudomonas poae DNA segment above includes these coding regions:
- a CDS encoding NADP-dependent oxidoreductase translates to MKAIRIEQFGGPEVMRVCDVEVPEPLAGEVLVKNFFVGINPVDYKIREGQYPEVKQDKLPLTLGREVAGLVEKVGQGVSDFKKGDRVFAMIGADGGYAEYSRVPAVHLARIPQSLNWQVAAGVPLAGHTAWQALVEHGQIEQGQKVLIHGGTGGVGHFAVQFAKVKGAEVYATASTDSLPFLRELGADRAIDYKTERFEDICKEFDLVIDLIGGDTQARSWQVLGEGGRLVSTLTMPDASHPQAAGKTGARFTAAPRGEELTEIAGLIEAGNVQVYLAKVFELEAAVQALDYLANEHVHGKVVLHISD
- a CDS encoding formate dehydrogenase, translating into MLIYPKSHFQPYTNACGGWGSAKSVMQILWREQALAKAPAALFKQNKPDGFACVSCAWAKPGHPHALEFCENGAKATAWELTSLKTAPAFFAEHSLSDLCTWPDYALEQHGRLTHPLRYDPDTDHYRETSWEEAYREIGAQLKAMDPDSVVFYASGRASLETSFMYQLFARAYGTNNLPDSSNMCHESTSVGLQESIGVPVGTVTLADFEHTDCLFFFGQNVGSNSPRMLHQLQDVRRRDVPIITFNPLRERGLERFVNPQSPTEMLTPDSTLISTQYHQVAIGGDTAAITGIAKALLEMDDLATEQGSPAVLDHDFIAGHTEGFETFTTYVRGCTWAHLEHQSGLTRGALEAAATVYAHSQRVMFVYGMGLTQHRHGVANVQMLVNLLLLRGNIGKDGAGICPVRGHSNVQGQRTVGITEDPKKVPAELIEQHFGFKVPEKMGVCTVDACEGILSGQVRGFVGLGGNFLRAIPDTSRMEPAWQGLHLNVQVATKLNRTHLLPARHQWLLPCLGRIEIDRQNGVAQTYTTEDSTGCIHSWRGSSEPVGPHVRAEASIVAGLAMATLAHPCNIDWQAWSTDYAKVRTAIGQIYPQIFHDMESRMTEPGGFHRPIAAAQRKWLTPSGKAQFVKPVTLAEDDDVNLAQPARDVLQLMTLRSNDQFNTTIYGYDDRFRGVSGTRKVIFMHCNDIVRLGFTPGAQVMLTTAIEPEVKRQVGPFEIIAYDIPEGCAAAYYPECNPLVPLWHHAERSKVPAAKSVSVRLSASPTHPG